In Cryptococcus gattii WM276 chromosome A, complete sequence, one genomic interval encodes:
- a CDS encoding Monooxygenase, putative (Similar to TIGR gene model, INSD accession AAW41243.1) → MAPILADDLRIHIIGAGMGGMGSALALAKQGYTNIHVWESAREIGEVGAGINITPNLSRILDDWGVLDIARAEAVALDGASVLKCAEDEVLTSVDFQYIEKEFGYPFYVVHRSALQKCLVTGAMNSGVVKLHLGKLIKEWDFDSNRFFVTSRDQANSTANGNGPTGEWVEGDVILAADGVKSKARGAMLKRKGEEDHVQDTGQAAYRIIVKRSMINEDPELLPFFTGSHSYRWIGEKRHIIAYPIASHDLFNMSTAHPDRRFVEADSWTASGSKEEMLDMFHDFCPRVQKLLRTVPEDSVLEWKLRVHAPLSHWVDGNTALVGDACHPTLPHLAQGAAQAVEDAAVLGVVLGKIKSKEDIHKALLVYQALRKPRADWAVLTAAANGKGLHLGSGKDQEARDAAFRQAKREGGENPDKAIDQLTQKILYAHDCAKEAEERYAELLAEVA, encoded by the exons ATGGCACCTATTCTTGCAGACGACCTTCGTATTCACAT CATTGGCGCCGGTATGGGAGGCATGGGGTCCGCCCTCGCTCTTGCCAAACAAGGCTACACCAACATTCACGTTTGGGAGTCCGCAAGAGAAATCGGAGAGGTTGGCGCAGGTATCAACATTACTCCTAACCTTTCTCGTATACTCGACGACTGGGGAGTTTTAGACATTGCCAGGGCGGAAGCTGTTGCTCTCGATGGCGCTAGTGTACTTA AATGTGCTGAGGACGAGGTTTTGACTTCTGTCGACTTCCAGTACATCGAGAAGGAATTCGGCTATCCATTCTAC GTTGTCCACCGGTCAGCACTTCAGAAGTGCCTCGTTACCGGTGCTATGAATTCTGGCGTCGTCAAGCTTCACTTGGGCAAGCTTATCAAGGAATGGGACTTTGACAGCAACCGATTCTTCGTTACCAGCCGAGACCAGGCGAACAGTACTGCCAATGGTAATGGGCCTACCGGCGAGTGGGTGGAAGGTGATGTTATATTGGCTGCCGATGGTGTGAAGAGCAAGGCTCGAGGGGCTATGTTGAAGCgaaagggagaggaggatcACG TTCAGGACACTGGCCAGGCTGCCTATCGAATCATAGTCAAGCGATCCATGATCAACGAGGATCCCGAgctcttgcccttcttcaccGGTTCCCATTCTTACAGATGGATTGGCGAGAAGCGACACATCATT GCTTACCCTATCGCCTCCCACGACCTTTTCAACATGTCAACTGCCCACCCTGACCGTCGATTCGTCGAAGCCGACTCCTGGACAGCTTCTGGTTCTAAAGAAGAAATGCTGGACATGTTCCACGACTTCTGCCCTCG AGTCCAAAAACTCCTACGTACTGTTCCCGAAGACTCTGTACTCGAGTGGAAGCTCCGAGTCCACGCCCCTTTATCCCACTGGGTCGACGGTAACACTGCCTTAGTCGGTGACGCTTGCCACCCTACCCTTCCGCACCTGGCTCAAGGTGCCGCACAGGCTGTCGAAGACGCAGCTGTTCTCGGTGTCGTTCTCGGCAAGATTAAGTCCAAAGAGGATATTCACAAGGCTCTGCTCGTGTATCAG GCTCTCAGGAAGCCTCGTGCGGACTGGGCTGTGTTGACCGCAGCTGCCAATGGCAAGGGATTGCACCTCGGATCTGGTAAGGACCAGGAGGCTAGAGACGCTGCTTTCAGACAAGCGAAGAGGGAGGGTGGTGAGAACCCTGACAAGGCCATCGACCA GTTGACCCAGAAAATATTATACGCTCACGACTGCGCCAAGGAGGCCGAGGAGCGGTACGCGGAGCTTCTTGCTGAGGTTGCTTAG
- a CDS encoding MFS transporter, putative (Similar to TIGR gene model, INSD accession AAW41244.1), with protein sequence MRKFFILCILSYSGFLANFGIAIIQVAFPTLGAAFGVAPSMIPNTIGYYLLGFAVGPLFWNPLSKTVGRRPVYLAGSAIYIPCVIWMALSPSYECFAVSRLFAGLTSSFSQTVPPATIADIFIKEVRGHKMSMYAVAVVIAPAVAPLFSGIIVEKTNWHVLFWLVLGLAVVQCLLYFFVVPETLWNEDFSTPLQGIDAQPSGPSSPSPQPRESYNKDDSSKPVIKHLEEVHEALRVVPGHLRYITIVIPSIYYGSLFAWSIGITIVMPQKFEGPPYNFATIPLGTAFLAFGLGGILGKWSGGLVGDKTCSYLERKYGHRQPEHRLWALIPILPFMFVSLFIVGIVTSKELHWIGFLIGGGLFFFCLSAATGLLQTYVLEGYMSRSMDTQAVFIFFKSIWGFAIPFFVYNWGEDHGFFEEYIAQGALAAGVGAIFCAVFIWKGYEIRKWQGMPISPL encoded by the exons ATGAGAAAATTCTTCATTCTATGCATCTTGAGCTACAGTGGTTTCCTTGCAAACTTCGG TATTGCCATCATTCAAGTCGCTTTCCC AACCTTGGGTGCAGCTTTTGGTGTGGCTCCTTCTATGATCCCTAATACAATCGGTTACTATCTTCTTGGTTTTGCTGTTGGTCCCCTCTTTTGGAACCCTCTTTCAAAG ACGGTGGGTCGACGCCCAGTCTACCTTGCAGGCTCCGCGATCTATATTCCTTGCGTCATTTGGATGGCACTGTCACCATCCTATGAATGCTTTGCAGTTTCGCGACTCTTCGCTGGTTTGACCTCTTCCTTTAGTCAAACTGTGCCTCCCGCCACCATTGCCGATATCTTTATCAAAGAAGTTCGAGGCCACAAGATGTCCATGTACGCCGTCGCTGTCGTCATCGCTCCAGCAGTCGCTCCCCTTTTCAGCGGCATTATTGTCGAGAAGACAAACTGGCATGTACTTTTCTGGCTCGTTCTCGGCCTTGCCGTTGTCCAATGTCTTCTTTACTTTTTCGTCGTACCCGAGACCCTTTGGAATGAAGACTTCTCCACTCCTTTGCAAGGCATCGACGCACAACCTTCTGGCCCTAGCTCCCCTAGCCCTCAGCCTAGAGAGTCCTACAACAAGGATGACTCATCGAAGCCCGTTATCAAGCATCTCGAAGAAGTTCACGAAGCCCTCAGGGTGGTGCCCGGACAC CTTCGTTATATCACCATCGTCATTCCTTCCATCTATTACGGTTCTCTCTTTGCCTGGTCTATTGGTATCACCATTGTTATGCCTCAAAAGTTTGAGGGCCCTCCTTACAACTTCGCCACCATTCCCTTGGGTACTGCATTCTTGGCCTTTGGCTTGGGTGGTATTTTAGGTAAATGGTCTGGTGGCCTTGTAGGCGACAAGACTTGCTCTTACTTGGAGCGCAAATATGGCCATCGACAACCTGAACACCGTCTTTGGGCCCTC ATCCCTATCCTTCCATTTATGTTTGTCAGTTTGTTTATCGTCGGTATCGTCACTTCCAAAGAGCTCCACTGGATTGGATTCCTCATTGGAGGCGgtcttttcttcttctgtcttTCTGCTGCTACTGGCTTATTGCAAACT TACGTCCTCGAAGGCTACATGTCTCGCTCTATGGACACCCAAGCtgtcttcatctttttcAAGTCAATCTGGGGTTTTGCCATTCCTTTTTTTGTTTATAACTGGGGAGAAGATCATGGTTTCTTTGAGGAGTACATTGCTCAAGGTGCTCTCGCTGCCGGCGTTGGTGCGATTTTCTGTGCTGTCTTCATTTGGAAAGGTTACGAGATTAGGAAGTGGCAAGGTATGCCCATTTCTCCTCTATAA
- a CDS encoding Establishment of cell polarity protein, putative (Similar to TIGR gene model, INSD accession AAW41246.1) — MTTASQSLPDIAESLERHNAAFTNLLSLIPAQYYIAVDPEIADSKWMKNKKRKTGEEIKENKKKIKQTKLDPSKNLTTAELLAQNNGGEKLPEESSDAIAGPSTTLTPLPPTASISELRAKLQQRLQTFRSRRGAGDGEETNDGASVSSRDALEEERRRKRGEMRDRRRNERKEERRKEKEGKAEKKEKKAAQQGPDDVRAKTAKTQLIVPQLKNTNNDEDISFPAISLPSKQFDKSGTHLKRISNPSQALAHLEKHKAKLAAMPEDKRAEIEEKERWAKAEERAKGGKVADQEKVLKNAVKRKEKTKAKSSKEWAERKRELEKSNAISIKKRNDNIAKRAEDRRNKRQGGGKDKGKDKGKGKGPKKGRPGFEGKK, encoded by the exons ATGACAACTGCTTCACAGTCCCTCCCCGACATAGCTGAATCCCTTGAAAGGCACAATGCTGCTTTCACCAACCTTCTCTCTCTTATCCCTGCTCAGTACTACATTGCAGTCGATCCTGAGATT GCCGATAGCAAGTGGatgaagaacaagaagagaaaaacTGGTGAAGAAATCAAAGAGaataagaagaagatcaagcAGACCAAA CTCGACCCTTCAAAGAATCTCACCACCGCTGAACTTCTAGCCCAGAACAACGGTGGAGAAAAATTACCTGAGGAATCCTCGGATGCTATTGCTGGACCATCTACCACTCTCACCCCCCTACCTCCTACCGCCTCCATCTCCGAACTTCGTGCCAAACTCCAACAGCGTCTCCAGACTTTCCGCTCTCGTCGAGGAGCCGGTGATGGTGAAGAGACCAACGACGGTGCTTCAGTCTCTTCAAGAGATGctttggaggaggaaaggaggaggaagagaggagaaaTGAGAGACCGAAGAAGGAATGAGCgaaaggaggaaaggagaaaagagaaggaaggtaaagcggagaagaaggagaagaaagcTGCTCAGCAAGGACCAGACGATGTGAGAGCGAAGACAGCGAAGACCCAGTTGATCGTGCCCCAACTCAAGAACACCAACAACGATGAAGACATTTCCTTCCCTGCCATCTCCCTCCCATCCAAGCAATTTGACAAATCCGGCACCCATCTCAAACGAATCTCCAACCCTTCTCAGGCCCTTGCCCATTTGGAAAAACACAAGGCCAAGCTGGCCGCGATGCCAGAGGATAAGAGGGCGGAGAttgaggagaaggagaggtgGGCGAAAGCGGAAGAGAGAGCGAAGGGTGGTAAGGTTGCCGACCAGGAGAAGGTGCTCAAGAATGCTGTtaagaggaaggaaaagacAAAAGCGAAGAGTTCCAAGGAGTG GGCTGAACGAAAGCGCGAGCTTGAGAAATCAAACGCCATCTCCATCAAAAAGCGTAACGACAACATTGCCAAGCGTGCAGAGGATAGAAGGAACAAGCGTCAGGGGGGTGGCAAGGATAAGGGAAAGGATAAGGGCAAGGGGAAAGGCCCCAAGAAGGGACGACCCGGGTTTGAGGGGAAGAAATGA
- a CDS encoding Hypothetical protein (Similar to TIGR gene model, INSD accession AAW41246.1; CNA08230), with amino-acid sequence MPKSNLRKQQSSLQPIKSKARTSKSSVRENQYPDILKKLQDHDQELYGLEFSERNRKTQVKGTRSQGSSRRRTVEEIGFERSLKRARVVVERGRKGESVENEVEMGTGDDQLSGSGTGFGFRSSDEEDDGEDDEQSLKAARLAALEAHSRALLGLSSMPTESVGMDDESVGEDDEDDKNEEEEGTGEEYISDDGWGADDGFVSDSEDEFTNGQLEASSSSSTSRVPEVMFDPSTASGSSSMPVSKAERRAFLTGTSVKMMGITTQSHHLPGRPRSRPSASSDVNTEGDLEDRTNASLDKTLHSMLLTTLLPSHIASAASRPVDKRNAMSARLLELAQYELPGEGSKVVKDKHLSKHPAAVRTGLLHKREKREKAQRQEAIDSGNYVRGIGGLLGEGLKRGGNHKGEQRAAVGMETGKKKGMEGRKKGDADRSRGLGMGVGRFEGGVLKLSEKDIAGVNGAGSRGGRKGKSGKGKRGW; translated from the exons ATGCCCAAATCCAACCTCAGAAAGCAGCAATCTTCTCTACAACCCATCAAAAGCAAAGCCAGAACTTCCAAAAGCAGTGTTCGAGAAAATCAGTACCCAGATATTCTCAAAAAGCTTCAAGATCACGACCAAGAACTATACGGGCTCGAGTTTTCGGAACGAAATAGGAAGACACAGGTGAAGGGGACGAGAAGTCAGGGATCAAGTAGGAGGAGGACGGTGGAAGAGATAGGATTTGAGAGGTCTTTGAAGAGGGCTAGAGTCGTCGTTGAGCGTGGACGTAAAGGGGAAAGTGTGGAAAATGAGGTTGAAATGGGGACTGGCGATGACCAACTCTCTGGATCAGGAACCGGGTTTGGATTTAGATCGAGtgatgaagaggacgatggtgaagatgatgaacaGTCACTGAAAGCCGCCCGACTTGCGGCTTTGGAAGCTCACTCTCGTGCTCTCTTGGGGTTATCTTCTATGCCCACTGAATCTGTCGGTATGGACGACGAGTCAGTaggagaggatgatgaagatgacaaaaatgaagaagaagagggaacTGGAGAAGAGTACATCTCTGACGATGGATGGGGAGCTGATGATGGGTTTGTTAGTGATAGTGAAGACGAGTTTACCA ACGGGCAACTAGAagcttcatcttcatcatcaacatccCGTGTCCCCGAAGTCATGTTCGACCCCTCGACAGCGAGCGGTAGTTCTTCTATGCCGGTCTCCAAGGCCGAACGTCGAGCTTTCCTT ACTGGGACATCAGTCAAGATGATGGGCATAACAACCCAATCCCACCACCTGCCCGGCCGACCCCGTTCTCGCCCTTCTGCATCCAGTGATGTCAACACTGAAGGGGATCTCGAAGACCGCACCAACGCCTCCCTCGACAAGACCCTCCACTCCATGCTCCTCACTAcccttctcccttcccaCATTGCCTCGGCCGCCTCCCGACCTGTCGATAAACGTAACGCCATGAGCGCCCGATTATTAGAACTCGCCCAGTACGAGCTTCCCGGGGAAGGTAGTAAGGTCGTCAAGGATAAACATCTGAGCAAACATCCTGCGGCGGTGAGAACAGGGCTCTTGCATAAAAGAGAGAAGCGGGAAAAGGCACAGAGGCAAGAGGCGATTGACAGTGGGAATTATGTTCGAGGAATTGGCGGATTATTAGGTGAGGGGCTCAAGAGGGGGGGAAACCATAAGGGTGAACAGAGAGCGGCGGTAGGGATGGAAAcggggaagaagaaggggatggaggggaggaagaagggtgaTGCGGATCGATCGAGGGGTTTGGGAATGGGTGTGGGTAGATTTGAGGGCGGTGTTTTGAAGTTGAGCGAGAAGGATATAGCAGGGGTAAATGGTGCTGGTAGTAGAGGTgggaggaaagggaagagtGGGAAGGGTAAACGGGGATGGTGA
- a CDS encoding LEA domain protein (Similar to TIGR gene model, INSD accession AAW41248.1) translates to MTSLGQKKASPSPFKTPNKASQNPESALGGAKDIVSGATDTGGDTVSGAADQAPGPAKDAGKTAGGTTKDLGSKTSESAPKPPATPKTAAKPPVSPKTAAKPPATPKTAAKPPVSPKTAAKPPVSPKTAQKAPVTPKKAPKPKEAVGTSSTGKKVEKNTDKIQKQGKDAAATAQKRDVEPTSAGKDTEEEEPPQQEPEEQEQEQGGSAAGSDNEEVAEADTQDEAAEDAGGEVQGAKDDIAGHVGKVGKGAKSNVTENEEPVGQVGQGKPQPGAAVSQAGDNAEDKGDFVGEASSDEKQSVPPVDEEGGADQALDKVNETKPDFTGPLSVDEDGKVKDADDRTIANLSEEEAKKLEGSEIADIDASGNLMNKEGEVIGSAELAQATEQIDYSVLKGLSPNKAGNLVAKDGITVGRIVEGNLKKLHGRRCTAKGEFFDDAGKKIGQAEPIPEDERSNPEGAPFEDFEGATVQQNGDVVHNGEKVGEIVEGDVKKIAGKAVDADGDVVDKSGTIVGKAKRWYKPDDPEPEKLDLSLLAGNRVNKSGYVVDNSGKLLGRVVEGDPAKLVGKMCDKEGQIWNEGGSIVGRAELLPESEREGQKEGPFSDFQPATVRKDGKVIDNSGTVVGRLVEGDVKKLQGKSVDEQGDVVDKNGNKIGSAERWEEEEKVEEKHPAAGLKVNSEGAVIDKDGNTVAKLTEGEIARCRGKEIDNDGDVVDGKGKSIGHVTLMQDLPKRDEAAEQKKAEEEEARKAAEQKEAKEEEARKAAEQKKAEEDKERKEKEEVELKKLEGDKKLAKRMAYEPVLDEMIDLIEDAQSKPKEEVNQDELVKKVKPLIHKSSDILNQCNSNIREMDPDGRMQQQAKENAATGEASPEERHLAEGLKRLSTDVTDAIRRGKKGIEGMPEAKKGISPLWHLLEQPLVQIIAAVGLLLSGVLGLVNQLLGGLGLNGLLSGLLGGLGLDKILGGLGVPKLGGK, encoded by the exons ATGACATCATTGGGCCAAAAGAAAGCAAGTCCAAGTCCATTCAAGACGCCCAACAAGGCGTCCCAAAACCCCGAAAGCGCCCTTGGCGGGGCTAAGGATATTGTTAGTGGTGCGACAGACACTGGGGGAGACACTGTTAGCGGAGCCGCAGATCAGGCACCTGGTCCTGCTAAGGACGCTGGCAAGACGGCCGGAGGCACCACCAAAGACCTAGGTAGCAAGACCTCGGAATCTGCCCCGAAACCACCCGCGACGCCAAAGACTGCCGCAAAACCACCGGTATCGCCAAAGACTGCCGCAAAACCACCCGCGACGCCAAAGACTGCTGCAAAACCACCTGTATCGCCAAAGACTGCCGCAAAACCACCGGTATCGCCAAAGACCGCCCAAAAAGCACCTGTGACGCCCAAGAAAGCGCCGAAACCCAAGGAGGCCGTTGGTACCTCTAGTACCGGAAagaaggtggagaagaacACTGATAAAATCCAAAAGCAAG GCAAAGACGCCGCAGCAACAGCGCAGAAACGAGACGTCGAACCTACAAGTGCAGGAAAAGATacagaagaggaagaaccCCCTCAGCAAG aaccCGAGGAGCAGGAGCAAGAGCAGGGCGGTTCCGCGGCAGGGTCAGACAATGAGGAGGTAGCTGAGGCTGACACTCAAGATGAAGCCGCAGAAGATGCTGGTGGTGAAGTGCAGGGTGCAAAGGATGATATCGCTGGTCACGTTGGCAAAGTTGGCAAAGGCGCCAAGTCAAATGTCACCGAGAATGAGGAGCCAGTGGGCCAGGTCGGCCAAGGCAAACCACAACCAGGTGCAGCTGTCTCGCAAGCCGGTGACAATGCCGAAGACAAAGGTGACTTTGTCGGTGAAGCTTCTTCGGACGAAAAACAATCTGTTCCGCCTGTCGATGAGGAAGGCGGCGCTGATCAAGCACTAGACAAAGTCAATGAAACCAAGCCCGATTTCACAGGCCCTCTGTCCGTTGACGAAGATGGCAAGGTCAAGGACGCCGATGACCGGACGATTGCAAATCTATCTGAGGAGGAAGCCAAAAAACTTGAAGGCTCGGAGATCGCTGATATTGATGCTTCCGGCAATCTCATGAACAAGGAAGGTGAAGTGATTGGTAGCGCAGAGCTTGCCCAGGCGACCGAACAGATAGACTACAGCGTGCTCAAGGGTCTCAGTCCAAACAAAGCCGGCAAT TTGGTTGCGAAGGATGGCATCACGGTCGGCAGAATCGTCGAAGGCAACCTCAAGAAGCTGCACGGTCGACGATGTACCGCAAAGGGTGAATTCTTTGACGATGCAGGCAAAAAGATTGGACAAGCCGAGCCTATTCCAGAAGACGAGAGATCGAATCCAGAAGGGGCTCCTTTCGAAGACTTTGAGGGTGCTACAGTCCAGCAGAATGGTGATGTAGTGCACAATGGAGAGAAAGTTGGAGAAATCGTCGAAGGAGACGTAAAGAAAATTGCAGGAAAGGCGGTCGATGCCGATGGA GACGTTGTCGACAAGTCTGGCACAATCGTCGGCAAAGCAAAGCGATGGTACAAGCCAGACGATCCAGAGCCAGAGAAGCTCGACCTCTCTCTACTTGCCGGCAATCGTGTTAACAAGAGTGGCTACGTCGTCGATAATTCTGGCAAGCTACTGGGGCGAGTGGTTGAGGGAGATCCTGCCAAGCTAGTTGGCAAGATGTGCGACAAAGAAGGGCAGATTTGGAATGAAGGTGGTAGCATTGTAGGACGCGCCGAGCTGTTGCCCGAGTCTGAGCGCGAAGGACAGAAAGAAGGTCCCTTCAGTGATTTCCAGCCTGCAACCGTTCGTAAAGATGGCAAGGTTATTGACAATTCGGGAACGGTAGTTGGACGTCTTGTTGAG GGCGATGTCAAAAAGCTTCAAGGCAAGTCGGTCGATGAGCAAGGCGATGTTGTCGACAAGAATGGTAACAAGATCGGTTCTGCCGAACgatgggaagaagaggagaaggtAGAAGAGAAGCATCCTGCTGCTGGTCTTAAGGTTAACAGCGAAGGGGCTGTCATCGATAAAGACGGAAACACCGTGGCCAAGCTTACAGAGGGCGAGATCGCGCGATGCAGAGGCAAAGAAATCGACAATGACGGAGACGTCGTAGACGGCAAAGGAAAGAG TATCGGCCACGTAACGCTCATGCAGGATCTGCCTAAGAGAGATGAGGCTGCAGAGCAGAAGAAAgcagaggaggaagaagcacGTAAGGCAGCCGAACAGAAGGAagcaaaggaagaggaagcaCGTAAGGCAGCCGAACAAAAGAAAGCAGAGGAAGACAAAGAACGtaaggagaaagaggaggtGGAGCTTAAGAAGCTCGAAGGCGACAAGAAGTTGGCTAAACGCATGGCGTACGAA CCTGTACTCGATGAAATGATAGACTTAATTGAGGATGCGCAATCCAAGCCGAAAGAGGAAGTCAACCAGGATGAACTAGTGAAGAAAGTGAAGCCGCTTATCCACAAAAGCTCCGACATCCTCAACCAATGCAACTCAAATATTCGCGAGATGGATCCCGATGGTCGAATGCAGCAACAGGCAAAGGAGAATGCTGCAACAGGTGAAGCTAGTCCAGAAGAGCGACACCTGGCCGAAGGGCTCAAGAGGCTGTCGACTGATGTCACCGACGCTATCAGGAGGGGCAAGAAGGGTATCGAGGGCATGCCCGAAGCTAAGAAAGGGATCAGTCCACTTTGGCATCTGCTCGAAC AACCACTGGTGCAAATTATTGCAGCAGTCGGATTACTCTTGTCCGGAGTTCTGGGCCTCGTGAACCAGCTCCTGGGCGGCCTAGGTCTGAATGGACTGCTCAGTGGTCTCCTTGGGGGATTGGGCCTTGACAAGATCCTAGGCGGTCTTGGAGTCCCTAAACTTGGCGGAAAGTAG
- a CDS encoding Glycosyl hydrolase family 88 protein, putative (Similar to TIGR gene model, INSD accession AAW41249.1), which yields MTMATNNTAEEILSVQAKAQLDSEKPQASSVPSSPLKLELDSDKATKLINLLTDGLVSIRDEDGRFLLKLDDGTLIDTKGWEHPTVFSWEWTHGIALTALCHHSAISRTSPASQKSLDTAMTWFNSQYSRTSGKGAPKNINTFSPFYALASFLEDGREMDEQGKWRAWCEDWGEWVMRDDGLPKTQEGGFQHITYANAHPQNLWDDTLMMSAIPLAKLGILLNQPSWIDEAVYQFLLHIRYLSDPVTGLWYHGWEFTPDKRGRAAEQEGGQGWKGGKNGHNFARAFWARGNCWITLAIPMLLSILSPSSSSPHPKPLHPTDPTARFLIQTWTRQVDALIALQDPNSGMWHTLLDDPESYVETSASAGFVAGIYMGLRMNLIPPSKSISYRAAADAALAAILTQIQPDGQVANVSFGTGMGETLQFYRDIAITPMPYGQALVMHALVEWERLNEVGE from the exons ATGACAATGGCCACCAACAATACCGCTGAAGAGATTCTCTCCGTCCAAGCAAAAGCCCAGCTCGATTCCGAAAAACCTCAAGCCTCCTCCGTTCCCAGCTCTCCACTCAAGCTCGAACTCGACAGCGACAAGGCCACAAAACTCATCAACCTCTTGACAGATGGGCTCGTTTCCATtagagatgaagatggaagGTTCTTGTTGAAGC TGGACGATGGGACATTGATCGACACCAAAGGCTGGGAACACCCAACCGTGTTTTCATGGGAATGGACCCACGGTATTGCCTTGACTGCTCTTTGCCAC CACTCTGCCATCTCCCGTACTTCCCCCGCCTCACAAAAATCACTAGACACTGCAATGACATGGTTCAACTCCCAATACTCCCGTACATCCGGCAAAGGTGCCCCCAAAAACATCAACACCTTTTCCCCCTTTTACGCCTTGGCCTCCTTCTTGGAAGATGGGCGAGAAATGGACGAACAAGGGAAATGGAGAGCTTGGTGTGAAGACTGGGGAGAATGGGTCATGAGAGATGATGGATTGCCCAAGACGCAGGAAGGCGGGTTCCAGCACA TAACCTACGCCAACGCTCATCCTCAAAATCTCTGGGACGACACCCTCATGATGTCTGCCATCCCCCTCGCCAAACTCGGCATCCTCCTTAATCAGCCCTCATGGATCGACGAAGCAGTATACCAATTCTTATTACATATCCGATACCTTTCCGACCCTGTCACCGGGTTATGGTACCACGGCTGGGAGTTTACCCCTGATAAACGAGGGAGGGCGGCGGAACAGGAAGGTGGACAAGGGTGGAAAGGGGGGAAGAATGGGCACAATTTTGCGAGGGCATTCTGGGCAAGAGGTAACTGTTGGATCACACTAGCCATCCCTATgctcctctccatcctctccccttcttcgtcctccCCTCACCCGAAACCTCTTCATCCAACAGACCCCACCGCCCGCTTCCTCATCCAAACATGGACCCGCCAAGTCGACGCCCTCATTGCTCTGCAAGACCCCAACTCAGGCATGTGGCATACCCTCCTGGACGATCCCGAGAGTTATGTAGAAACAAGCGCTAGCGCTGGATTTGTAGCGGGGATATACATGGGTTTGAGGATG AACCTTATTCCCCCTTCCAAATCCATCTCCTACCGTGCTGCAGCCGACGCCGCCCTGGCCGCCATCCTCACCCAAATTCAACCCGACGGTCAGGTCGCCAACGTATCCTTTGGTACAGGTATGGGTGAAACCCTCCAATTTTATAGGGATATTGCCATTACGCCGATGCCGTATGGACAAGCCCTAGTTATGCATGCTTTAGTGGAATGGGAAAGATTGAATGAGGTAGGAGAATAA